In Nostoc sp. UHCC 0926, a single genomic region encodes these proteins:
- the cas12k gene encoding type V CRISPR-associated protein Cas12k (Type V-K CRISPR systems have also been known as with the large Cas12k protein, has also been known as type V-U5, and Cas12k as C2c5.): MSVITIQCRLVASEDTRRHLWQLMAEKNTPLINELLKQVRIHPDMEQWLKKGKLPNGVIKPLCDLLSTQERFVNQPKRFYKSAIEVVEYIYKSWLALQKERQQKIEKKEHWLNMLKSNVELEQESNFSLKIIRAKAIKTLPRYIAKVEEIHKQDITNENANKRKKSRSKNNNYTLFDILFKAYDKAKNPLNRCVLAYLLKNNCQVSEEEEDPNRYALRRSKKLKEIERLKEQLKSRIPSGRDLTGQEWLQSLLVATTNVPESENQFKIWQKHLLQNPSSMPFPVQFTSNEDLIWSKNEKGRICVSFSGKEFNNHIFEIYCDNKQIYWFQRFLEDQSIKRNNKDQYSSALFTLRSGRIAWQDNKGNDLPWKIHRLTLYCSVDTRLWTIEGTQEFRQEKVDEITQDLADMEKKEKLNLHQQNYVKRLNSTLTKIDTAYPRPNQNLYQGKTSILIGVSLGLEKPATIAIVDCPTNKVLAYRSVKQLLGDNYKLLNRQRQQQQHNSHERHKAQKSNTQIKLSELELGKHIDNLLAQAIITLAKSYQAGSIVLPTMKNVRESIQSEIEARAVKRCPNYKEGQQQYAKQYRQSIHRWSYNRLIECIQRQAAKANISIEQGSQPIRDSPQEKARDLAIAAYHFRQNKS, translated from the coding sequence ATGAGCGTGATCACGATTCAATGTCGATTAGTAGCCAGCGAAGATACTCGCCGCCATCTGTGGCAATTGATGGCGGAGAAGAATACACCTTTGATTAATGAACTACTTAAACAGGTAAGAATACATCCTGATATGGAGCAGTGGTTGAAGAAGGGCAAATTACCAAATGGAGTAATCAAACCACTGTGTGACTTACTCAGTACTCAAGAACGCTTTGTTAACCAACCCAAGCGTTTTTACAAATCAGCTATTGAAGTAGTCGAGTATATTTACAAGTCTTGGTTGGCATTACAGAAAGAACGACAACAAAAAATCGAGAAAAAAGAGCATTGGCTCAATATGCTCAAAAGTAATGTAGAACTGGAACAAGAAAGTAACTTTAGTTTAAAGATTATTCGCGCTAAAGCTATTAAAACTTTACCGCGCTATATTGCTAAGGTTGAAGAAATTCATAAGCAAGATATTACAAATGAAAATGCAAATAAGCGTAAAAAAAGTAGAAGTAAAAACAATAATTACACACTATTTGACATTTTATTTAAGGCTTACGATAAAGCAAAGAATCCTCTTAATCGGTGTGTCCTCGCTTACTTATTGAAAAATAATTGTCAGGTTAGCGAAGAAGAGGAAGATCCTAATCGGTATGCTCTACGTCGTAGCAAGAAATTGAAAGAGATTGAACGTCTTAAAGAACAATTGAAATCGAGGATACCCAGTGGTCGTGATTTGACAGGACAAGAGTGGCTACAAAGCCTTTTAGTAGCAACCACCAATGTTCCTGAAAGCGAAAATCAATTTAAAATTTGGCAGAAACATCTCTTACAAAATCCTAGTTCGATGCCATTTCCAGTTCAATTTACAAGCAACGAAGACCTTATTTGGTCAAAAAATGAAAAAGGTCGTATTTGTGTTAGCTTCTCAGGTAAAGAATTCAATAATCATATCTTTGAAATTTACTGCGATAATAAACAAATTTATTGGTTTCAAAGATTTTTAGAAGATCAGAGCATTAAGCGCAACAACAAAGACCAGTATTCATCTGCTCTGTTTACTTTACGTTCAGGACGTATAGCATGGCAAGACAATAAAGGCAATGACCTTCCCTGGAAGATTCATCGTTTAACTCTTTATTGCAGCGTTGATACTCGCTTGTGGACGATTGAAGGGACTCAAGAGTTTAGGCAAGAAAAAGTAGACGAAATTACTCAAGACCTGGCGGACATGGAAAAAAAAGAAAAATTAAATCTACATCAGCAAAATTATGTCAAACGTCTTAACTCAACACTCACTAAAATCGATACCGCTTATCCACGTCCAAATCAAAACTTGTATCAGGGTAAAACATCAATTCTCATTGGTGTGAGTTTGGGTCTAGAAAAGCCTGCAACAATAGCTATTGTTGACTGTCCCACAAATAAAGTTCTTGCGTATCGTAGTGTTAAACAGCTACTTGGTGATAATTACAAGTTACTGAACCGCCAGCGACAGCAGCAGCAACATAATTCTCATGAACGCCACAAAGCTCAAAAAAGCAACACACAAATTAAGTTGTCAGAATTGGAGTTAGGAAAGCACATTGATAACTTACTAGCACAAGCAATTATCACGTTAGCTAAAAGTTACCAAGCTGGCAGCATTGTTCTACCCACAATGAAAAATGTACGCGAGAGCATCCAAAGTGAAATAGAAGCTAGGGCAGTGAAAAGATGCCCTAATTACAAAGAAGGTCAGCAACAGTATGCTAAACAGTACCGCCAGAGTATTCATCGTTGGAGCTACAACAGATTGATCGAGTGTATTCAGAGGCAAGCAGCTAAGGCAAACATTTCTATAGAACAAGGT
- a CDS encoding helix-turn-helix domain-containing protein, with the protein MRENNINIEYRFGKAIRRRRRELDYSQEELAEKAGLHRNYISSIETGTRNPSLKNIEKLAKALNISISALFINYGIEAEHKSEKDTEY; encoded by the coding sequence GTGAGGGAAAATAACATCAACATTGAATATCGTTTTGGAAAGGCGATAAGACGAAGGAGGCGAGAGCTAGATTACTCTCAAGAAGAACTGGCTGAAAAAGCTGGACTTCACCGTAATTACATCTCAAGTATTGAGACGGGAACCCGTAATCCTTCTCTCAAAAATATTGAAAAGCTTGCAAAAGCACTGAACATCTCCATTTCTGCTCTTTTTATCAACTACGGTATTGAGGCAGAGCATAAATCAGAAAAAGATACTGAGTATTAG